A part of Streptomyces sp. NBC_01235 genomic DNA contains:
- a CDS encoding sugar phosphate isomerase/epimerase family protein gives MSPVPDPGPVPSPSPPSPPPPLRFGYGTNGLADLRLDDALALLADLGYDGVGLTLDHMHLDPLAPHLAARTRRVAHRLDTLGLEVTVETGARYVLDPRRKHGPSLLDPEPEDRVRRVDLLLRAVQVAGDLGAHAVHCFSGTVPPGTAPDAAWQRLAETLAPVLDTAATAGIPLAIEPEPGHLLATLADFHRLRRALGDPVSLGLTLDIGHCQCLEPLPPADCVRAAAPWLRHVQIEDMRRDVHEHLPFGDGEIDFPPVLAALAATGYRGLTVVELPRHSHAGPHYAELSLPFLHRAQAAAQGTQCADPRPPTSLAPTVRPAHRQRPPSRAPLPRRQSPAANPPLAPSGEPSATPQGSTS, from the coding sequence CTGTCTCCCGTTCCAGACCCCGGCCCGGTCCCGTCCCCGTCCCCGCCCTCGCCCCCGCCCCCGCTCCGCTTCGGCTACGGCACCAACGGCCTCGCCGATCTCCGCCTCGACGACGCCCTCGCCCTCCTCGCCGATCTCGGCTACGACGGCGTCGGACTGACGCTCGACCACATGCACCTCGATCCGCTCGCCCCGCACCTCGCCGCCCGCACCCGACGCGTCGCACACCGCCTGGACACGCTGGGGCTCGAGGTCACTGTGGAGACCGGCGCCCGCTACGTCCTCGACCCTCGCCGCAAGCACGGCCCCTCCCTTCTGGACCCGGAGCCGGAGGACCGCGTCCGCCGGGTCGACCTGCTGCTGCGCGCCGTCCAGGTCGCCGGCGACCTCGGTGCGCACGCCGTCCACTGCTTCAGCGGGACCGTCCCGCCGGGCACGGCACCGGATGCGGCATGGCAGCGCCTCGCCGAGACCCTTGCCCCCGTCCTGGACACCGCTGCAACCGCCGGCATCCCCCTCGCGATCGAACCCGAACCCGGTCACCTCCTCGCGACCCTCGCCGACTTCCACCGGCTCCGCCGCGCCCTCGGGGACCCGGTGTCCCTCGGCCTCACCCTCGACATCGGCCACTGCCAGTGCCTCGAACCACTCCCTCCCGCCGACTGTGTACGTGCAGCCGCTCCCTGGCTGCGGCACGTCCAGATCGAGGACATGCGCCGCGATGTCCACGAACACCTCCCTTTCGGAGACGGCGAGATCGACTTCCCGCCCGTCCTCGCCGCCCTGGCAGCGACCGGCTACCGCGGGCTGACGGTGGTCGAACTGCCCCGTCACTCCCATGCCGGCCCCCACTACGCCGAGCTCTCCCTCCCGTTTCTCCACCGCGCGCAGGCAGCCGCCCAAGGCACCCAGTGCGCGGACCCGCGGCCGCCTACCTCCCTCGCCCCGACCGTCCGCCCTGCCCACCGGCAACGGCCTCCCTCCCGCGCCCCACTCCCCAGGCGGCAGTCCCCGGCAGCGAACCCGCCCCTCGCACCATCCGGCGAGCCCTCCGCCACCCCACAAGGGAGCACCTCATGA
- a CDS encoding TatD family hydrolase codes for MRIFDPHIHMTSRTTDDYEAMHAAGVRAVVEPSFWLGQARTSPASFLDYFDSLLGWEPFRAAQHRIAHHCALALNPKEANDPRCAAVLDELPRYLVKDRVVAVGEIGYDSMTPAEDTALAAQLQLAADHALPALVHTPHRDKLAGLRRTLDVVRESALSPDRVLLDHLNETTVKEAKDAGCWLGFSVYPDTKMDETRMIEILRVFGPERVLVNSAADWGRSDPLKTRRVADLMLVEGFGEDDVDLVLWRNPVSFYGLSDRLTLDVTSPDPTHEGNSIQRGGE; via the coding sequence ATGCGCATCTTCGACCCCCACATCCATATGACGTCGCGTACCACCGACGACTACGAGGCGATGCACGCGGCCGGCGTCCGCGCCGTGGTCGAGCCGTCCTTCTGGCTGGGGCAGGCCCGTACCTCACCCGCCTCCTTCCTCGACTACTTCGACTCTCTTCTCGGCTGGGAGCCCTTCCGGGCCGCGCAGCACCGCATCGCCCACCACTGCGCGCTCGCCCTCAACCCCAAGGAGGCCAACGACCCGCGCTGCGCCGCCGTCCTTGACGAGCTGCCGCGGTATCTCGTCAAGGACCGCGTCGTGGCCGTCGGCGAGATCGGCTACGACTCGATGACCCCCGCCGAGGACACCGCGCTGGCCGCCCAACTCCAGCTGGCCGCCGACCACGCCCTGCCCGCCCTCGTGCACACCCCGCACCGCGACAAGCTCGCCGGACTGCGCCGCACCCTCGACGTAGTCCGTGAATCCGCTCTGTCCCCGGACCGGGTCCTGCTCGACCACCTCAACGAGACCACCGTGAAGGAGGCGAAGGACGCCGGCTGCTGGCTCGGCTTCTCCGTCTATCCCGACACCAAGATGGACGAGACCCGCATGATCGAGATCCTCCGCGTGTTCGGTCCGGAGAGGGTCCTCGTCAACTCCGCCGCGGACTGGGGCAGGAGCGACCCCCTCAAGACCCGCAGGGTCGCCGACCTGATGCTCGTGGAGGGCTTCGGCGAGGACGACGTCGATCTCGTCCTGTGGCGCAATCCCGTGTCCTTCTACGGCCTCAGCGACCGCCTCACCCTGGACGTGACCTCCCCCGATCCCACGCACGAGGGCAACTCCATCCAGCGCGGCGGGGAGTGA
- the eboE gene encoding metabolite traffic protein EboE: MRFRHPDGTTVHLAYCTNVHPAETLDGVLAQLRDHCEPVRRRLGRDRLGVGLWLAKDAARALDSDPSALRGLRTALDRRGLEVVTLNGFPYEGFGAEEVKYRVYKPDWSDRERLDHTTALARVLAGLLPDDVTEGTISTLPLGWRTVWNAERAEVARSALRTLADRLDALADLTGRSVRVGLEPEPGCIVETTTDALAPLKAVGHPRIGVCVDTCHLATSFEDPRTALDTLAAAGVPVVKSQLSAALHAEHPRLPAVREALAAFDEPRFLHQTRSSPSHIRAGGTPIAAGPHGTDDLGEALADTALPDSGPWRAHFHVPLHAAPAAPLTSTLPVLKAALTRLVGGPHPLTRHLEVETYTWQALPLELRPRARAQLADGIAAELALARDLLTDLGLKELP; encoded by the coding sequence ATGCGTTTCCGCCACCCCGACGGCACCACCGTCCACCTCGCCTACTGCACCAACGTCCACCCTGCCGAGACGCTCGACGGTGTGCTCGCGCAGCTCCGGGACCACTGCGAACCCGTCCGCCGCCGCCTCGGCCGCGACCGGCTCGGCGTGGGCCTGTGGCTCGCCAAGGACGCCGCCCGTGCCCTTGACTCCGATCCGTCGGCCCTGCGAGGCCTGCGCACCGCACTCGACCGGCGCGGCCTCGAGGTCGTCACCCTCAACGGCTTCCCCTATGAGGGCTTCGGCGCCGAAGAGGTCAAGTACCGGGTATACAAGCCCGATTGGTCCGACCGTGAACGCCTCGACCACACCACGGCACTGGCCCGTGTTCTCGCCGGGCTGCTCCCCGACGACGTCACCGAGGGCACCATCTCCACCCTCCCCCTCGGCTGGCGCACCGTCTGGAACGCCGAACGCGCCGAGGTGGCCCGATCCGCCCTGCGCACCCTCGCCGACCGCCTGGACGCGCTGGCGGACCTCACCGGCCGCTCCGTCCGCGTCGGCCTCGAACCGGAACCCGGTTGCATCGTCGAGACCACCACCGACGCCCTCGCCCCGCTCAAGGCCGTCGGCCATCCCCGTATCGGCGTCTGTGTCGACACCTGCCATCTCGCCACCTCCTTCGAAGACCCGCGCACCGCCCTGGACACGCTCGCCGCAGCCGGCGTCCCCGTCGTCAAATCCCAACTGTCAGCCGCCCTGCACGCCGAACACCCCCGTCTGCCCGCCGTTCGCGAAGCCCTCGCCGCGTTCGACGAACCCCGCTTCCTGCACCAGACCCGCTCCTCGCCCTCTCACATCCGAGCGGGAGGTACCCCCATCGCTGCCGGTCCGCACGGCACCGACGACCTTGGCGAAGCCCTCGCCGACACCGCCCTGCCCGACAGCGGACCCTGGCGCGCCCACTTCCACGTCCCGCTGCACGCGGCCCCCGCCGCGCCCCTCACCTCCACGCTGCCCGTACTCAAAGCCGCGCTGACCCGGCTGGTCGGCGGCCCGCACCCGCTCACCCGCCATCTCGAGGTCGAGACCTACACCTGGCAGGCCCTCCCACTCGAGCTGCGGCCCCGTGCCCGAGCCCAGCTCGCCGACGGCATCGCCGCCGAACTCGCTCTGGCCCGCGACCTCTTGACAGACCTCGGTCTCAAGGAGCTCCCGTGA
- a CDS encoding nucleotide pyrophosphatase/phosphodiesterase family protein, producing MSNGPVPLLVLDVVGLTPRLLDHMSHLKALAHAGSRAPLGTVLPAVTCAAQSTFLTGTLPAEHGIVGNGWYFRELGDVLLWRQHNGLVAGDKLWDAARRAHPGYTVANICWWYAMGADTDFTVTPRPIYYSDGRKEPDCYTRPPALHDELTEKLGAFPLFHFWGPGADLVSSRWIIDATRHILRTRRPDLALCYLPHLDYDLQRFGPDDQRSLRAAADLDAAMAPLLAEARAQGRTVVALSEYGITRVSRPVDINRALRRAGLLEVHTQDGMEYLDPMASRAFAVADHQLAHVYVRRPEDLEAIRAALTELPGIERLLDDEGKKAHHLDHPRSGELVAVAEPDAWFTYYYWLDDARAPDYARLVEIHRKPGYDPAELFMDPHDPYVKVKAATALARKKLGMRYRMAVVPLDPSPIRGSHGRLPTSDADGPLLICSTPRSLGDRVAATDVKALLLQLAGLN from the coding sequence GTGAGCAACGGTCCCGTCCCTCTTCTCGTCCTCGACGTCGTCGGTCTCACCCCCCGTCTTCTCGACCACATGTCCCACCTCAAGGCCCTCGCCCACGCCGGTTCGCGTGCGCCGCTCGGGACCGTCCTGCCGGCTGTCACCTGCGCCGCGCAGTCCACGTTCCTCACCGGCACGCTCCCGGCCGAGCACGGAATCGTCGGCAACGGCTGGTACTTCCGCGAGCTCGGTGACGTCCTGTTGTGGCGGCAGCACAACGGTCTCGTCGCCGGAGACAAGTTGTGGGACGCCGCCCGCCGGGCCCACCCCGGCTACACCGTCGCCAACATCTGCTGGTGGTACGCCATGGGCGCCGACACCGACTTCACCGTCACCCCCCGTCCGATCTACTACTCCGACGGCCGCAAGGAGCCCGACTGCTACACCCGGCCCCCGGCCCTGCACGACGAACTCACCGAGAAGCTCGGCGCCTTCCCCCTCTTCCATTTCTGGGGACCGGGCGCGGACCTGGTCTCCAGCCGCTGGATCATCGACGCGACCCGCCACATCCTGCGCACCCGCCGACCCGACCTCGCCCTGTGCTACCTCCCTCATCTCGACTACGACCTCCAGCGTTTCGGCCCCGACGACCAGCGCTCCCTGCGGGCGGCCGCCGACCTGGACGCGGCCATGGCCCCGCTCCTGGCCGAAGCCCGTGCGCAGGGCCGTACCGTCGTCGCCCTGTCCGAGTACGGCATCACCCGGGTGAGCCGCCCCGTCGACATCAACCGCGCCCTGCGCCGCGCAGGACTGCTCGAGGTGCATACCCAGGACGGCATGGAGTACCTCGACCCGATGGCGTCCCGGGCCTTCGCGGTCGCGGACCACCAACTCGCCCACGTCTATGTACGCCGCCCCGAGGACCTGGAGGCCATCCGGGCCGCGCTCACCGAACTGCCCGGCATCGAGCGACTGCTCGACGACGAGGGCAAGAAGGCGCACCACCTCGACCATCCGCGCTCCGGCGAACTCGTCGCCGTGGCGGAGCCGGACGCCTGGTTCACGTACTACTACTGGCTCGACGACGCCCGCGCGCCCGACTACGCGCGACTCGTCGAGATCCACCGCAAACCCGGCTACGACCCGGCCGAGCTCTTCATGGATCCGCACGACCCGTATGTGAAGGTCAAGGCGGCCACCGCCCTGGCCCGCAAGAAGCTCGGCATGCGCTACCGCATGGCGGTCGTGCCCCTCGATCCGTCACCTATTCGAGGCAGCCACGGCCGCCTTCCGACGAGCGACGCCGACGGTCCGCTCCTCATCTGCTCCACCCCCCGTTCGCTCGGCGACCGCGTCGCGGCCACCGACGTGAAAGCACTGCTGCTCCAACTGGCCGGTCTGAACTGA